In bacterium, one genomic interval encodes:
- a CDS encoding TonB-dependent receptor — translation GVVNVITRGVPAEPTVTFGGRYGTYNGVGTAVEAGVPFGRIGVTGGGNYRRSDGFRGNDDYEGEGGHLKLSYAVTEEATLSARGQYQTSELGVPGSLSFPSPSARQDDDFASVNVGFDGALGEGWSAEGRVYGKNQKRHYVDPAPIPPVDDTHRNGAVGGRGVVFRQITSWNRGALGGECEREATDSTAIGKRVGMTWAVFGQEDLRFDELTTVFGVRYDSSGIYGDAVSPRLGLKYRFNDYVSARASGGRGFRAPTFDELFWPDTGYGPGNPDLKPEYCWSYEAGPTLRWGPYFKVDVIYFYSNYDDLISGWPPDNVSRAFIRGGEVGFRAAPLPSLRGLQLDATATFLQTKDRETDEQLDYRPVHTEFAELRYRHDFGDGAFALTPSVSTELVGRQQYTDYDPVTFEPFKVWLDAYALLNARLAFKVYYAEVYVAGKNLADKTYQTIYDYPMPGRTLYGGVTVTL, via the coding sequence GGGCGTCGTGAACGTCATTACGCGCGGCGTGCCGGCCGAGCCGACGGTGACGTTCGGCGGCAGGTACGGCACTTACAACGGCGTCGGGACCGCGGTCGAGGCGGGGGTGCCTTTCGGCAGGATCGGCGTGACCGGCGGCGGTAATTACCGTCGTTCCGACGGCTTCCGCGGAAACGACGATTACGAAGGCGAAGGCGGGCACCTCAAACTCTCTTACGCGGTAACCGAGGAGGCGACCTTGTCGGCCCGCGGCCAATATCAAACCTCCGAGTTGGGAGTTCCCGGGTCGCTGTCGTTCCCGTCGCCGTCGGCGCGGCAGGATGACGACTTCGCCAGTGTGAACGTAGGTTTCGACGGGGCGTTAGGCGAAGGGTGGTCTGCGGAAGGGCGCGTTTACGGTAAAAACCAGAAACGACACTACGTCGACCCGGCTCCGATACCACCCGTGGACGATACGCACCGCAACGGCGCCGTCGGCGGCCGGGGCGTCGTCTTCCGCCAAATAACGTCTTGGAATCGAGGCGCCCTCGGCGGTGAATGCGAGAGAGAGGCGACCGACAGCACGGCGATAGGCAAACGCGTGGGGATGACGTGGGCCGTTTTCGGCCAAGAGGACCTACGCTTCGACGAGTTGACGACCGTTTTCGGGGTCCGTTACGATTCCTCCGGGATTTACGGCGACGCCGTTTCGCCGCGCCTCGGCCTAAAGTACCGCTTTAACGATTACGTGAGCGCGCGCGCGTCGGGGGGGCGGGGCTTCCGGGCGCCTACCTTCGACGAGCTCTTCTGGCCGGACACTGGTTACGGCCCCGGCAACCCGGACCTTAAGCCGGAGTACTGCTGGTCATACGAGGCCGGGCCGACGTTGCGGTGGGGCCCTTATTTTAAAGTCGACGTGATTTACTTCTATTCTAATTACGACGACCTGATAAGCGGTTGGCCGCCGGACAACGTCTCCCGGGCGTTCATACGCGGCGGCGAGGTCGGCTTCCGGGCGGCGCCGCTGCCCTCGCTGCGGGGGCTGCAGCTCGACGCGACGGCCACCTTCCTCCAGACCAAAGATAGGGAGACGGACGAGCAGCTGGACTATAGGCCGGTACATACCGAGTTCGCCGAGTTGCGCTACCGGCACGACTTCGGCGACGGCGCGTTCGCGCTGACGCCGTCGGTTTCGACGGAACTGGTAGGCCGGCAGCAGTATACCGACTACGACCCGGTAACGTTCGAGCCGTTCAAGGTCTGGCTGGACGCGTACGCGCTTCTGAACGCGCGGCTGGCCTTCAAGGTTTATTACGCGGAGGTCTACGTCGCCGGTAAAAACTTGGCCGATAAGACGTACCAGACGATTTACGATTACCCGATGCCGGGCCGTACTTTGTACGGAGGCGTAACGGTTACGTTGTAG